The Aphidius gifuensis isolate YNYX2018 linkage group LG2, ASM1490517v1, whole genome shotgun sequence DNA window aaaaaaaaacccggaaataaaaatgataaatatatgaaaaaaaaaaaaaaagaaaaaagtgtgATAAACGTAAATGAtgacgtaaatttttttttttttttaatcaaccaGTTAAGCAAtaatcgtgaaaaaaaaaaaaatagttaaataaacttgacattttttatttaatcgtgatatatattttaattttgtaaaatatttcgattttatttaaaatacatttttgtttattgatttttttttttttcgtttttttattattaaaaatgttttgtttcgttaaaatttcattctatttacattatttatgagcatataataattattaattattttcactgcaacaattaaattgggcacaatttattattattattttagctaaaaattttcaattcttaATCTATCATAATTGCAAaacagatattattttttttctaatattaactcgacttatttattattttttttttagtttatcttttcattaaaaaaagatacaatttatttatttttgtgatgaACACTGTGGGCAATTTGCACAAGtactgttttaaaataaaatcaaagactcaaagaaaaaaaaaaaaatgaaaaacattttttaaatataaaaaaaagttaatattaatttgagccttttatttttctttactatttttctattgtttatctattaaacaaatttaattttataaaataatttcccaTTAAATGATTctcacaaaaataataatgcattcGAATAAACAActtgactattttttattctgatgattttgtatttgtttgtttatcaactgcgtaaattaaattgaactaaaaaaaaaaagctgattattatgatttaaataataatatgttaataaattttcatttggcaaaattattattagccATCGTCAGATGAATCTGGTTATTGTTGGTcagataaattaacaacatcCATCATATTGTTGTGTTGGCTAGATTGATCAATTGGAgatcttaaataataaatatttatcacatgaaaataattaaagttaatttattattaataaatattatttattaattaaaatacctaagttgttgttgttgttgttgttgaggtTGTTGTTGAGTTTGTGGTACTCTTCTTGGTGAAAAACTTTTACGACTACGACTTGAGCCAGAATAATGACGTCTTGGTGAACGTGAATTACCAGCTTTTGATTGACTATATAATTCTTCTAATAAACTTGGTGCAACATAAGTAAATCcctgttgataaaattaatgaaaaatgttgaaaatgatagcttgataatatttatattttaaattacctgAAAAATCATATTAGCTGATTCACTTAAATTACTTTCAACTGGTGAATCAACAGGTACTGTTCTTGTAAATTGTTCATCAAATTGTGATGTATCATCTGGACTTATTAATGATGGTTTAAATGGTGGTTCAAGTTTTTTAGATATAACATCTTGCCAattaatatgtttaaaaaatttatgatttataatttgttcAGCATCATCAATACCAGAACCAAGTCTTTGTGCAACttgtctttttaataattttctaacaaGATCTCTAGCATCTGGTGATAAAAATTGTGGTAATGCTAATTTaccttttaatattttttcaattgtttttttacgaTCTTCAGCAGTAAATGGTGGTGTACCATTTAacatatcataaaataatgcaCCAAGTGACCACCAATCAACAGCTTTACCATGTCCACTACGTGTTAATATTTCTGGTGCCATATATTCAATTGTACCACAAAATGTATGTGTTACTGTATCCTCATTAATATGTTCTTTACATAAACCAAAATCAGTTAATTTAACATGTCCTTCACGATCAAGTAATACATTTTCTGGTTTTAAATCACGATATATTATACCAAGTTTATGAAGATGTTGTAATGCAAGTATTAtttcagataaataaaaacatgctGTATCCTCAAGAAATATACCTTCACGATCAAGATATGTAAATAATTCACCACCACATAAATAttccaatattaaatataatttaccacCAGTTTGAAAtgcatatattaaattaacaataaatggATGTTTAACTGCTTCCAATATATTACGTTCAGCTTTTGTATGTGCTGTGTCTTTTTGATTACGTATTATTGATGCTTTGCACAATACTTTCATAGCAAATATACTACCTTTATCACTTCCAGTAACTTTACgtacctgtttttttttttttttttttattcaaatcaaaacaacaaaaagaatacataattatttcattatttcatttaacaataattttttcatacatttaattaataatctaaAAGTTCAAatgtacaaatttaaaatagacgcgataatataaatgattataatttttttcattttttatacaacatatatagtttgaaaattgttaattttaatattaccaatttaaattaattcatgacTTGAagaatttgattattaattttgcaaTATTCTACGTCTCATTagcattgaataaaatattatatttttaaatagttaaatagAACATCATACGATGATTTCTACTTCACCAATCAACTCAAGATAACAcaattttaattctatttttaattattatcattaatgaGTGTCTgcaccattttattttttgatcaatcATCAAAATCATGCTACgtagttgaattaattttcaacaatgttaaataaccccaataagttaataataatcctcaaaaaaataaataaatacaattagtttatattttaataaaaaaggatAAATTACCTGAAATACTTTTCCATAACCACCTTCACCAAGAATTTTGCATAATTCAAAATCTTTTGGACCAACTTTTTCCTTGCCTGGATTAACATTTTGCTCACTTAATTGTACTTGTTCACAATCTTCAGTTACCAATACATCATTTACATTTGGTGATGTGTCATAATCAGCATTTGCAGTATcaataacatcatcatcagaatcaTCATCCTGAACCGCGTTGTCACCATCATGCAattcaatatcaaatatacctgccattgtttattttttatttttttgtattatcacttgatatatacaattaatttataacaatattattatttatgctgAATgacacaatttatatattgcaaatttatatttttattaattaaaaataata harbors:
- the LOC122848920 gene encoding ribosomal protein S6 kinase beta-1, giving the protein MAGIFDIELHDGDNAVQDDDSDDDVIDTANADYDTSPNVNDVLVTEDCEQVQLSEQNVNPGKEKVGPKDFELCKILGEGGYGKVFQVRKVTGSDKGSIFAMKVLCKASIIRNQKDTAHTKAERNILEAVKHPFIVNLIYAFQTGGKLYLILEYLCGGELFTYLDREGIFLEDTACFYLSEIILALQHLHKLGIIYRDLKPENVLLDREGHVKLTDFGLCKEHINEDTVTHTFCGTIEYMAPEILTRSGHGKAVDWWSLGALFYDMLNGTPPFTAEDRKKTIEKILKGKLALPQFLSPDARDLVRKLLKRQVAQRLGSGIDDAEQIINHKFFKHINWQDVISKKLEPPFKPSLISPDDTSQFDEQFTRTVPVDSPVESNLSESANMIFQGFTYVAPSLLEELYSQSKAGNSRSPRRHYSGSSRSRKSFSPRRVPQTQQQPQQQQQQQLRSPIDQSSQHNNMMDVVNLSDQQ